A genome region from Syntrophorhabdaceae bacterium includes the following:
- a CDS encoding AraC family transcriptional regulator, whose amino-acid sequence MKALLEYLDEHFTENVTLRQLPGIANLSKFHLLRAFRAAAGLPPHAYVIQKRVDHARRLLSQGLPTADVSLEAGFADQSHFTLSFGTILGFTPGRYRPSNPAQDIPPH is encoded by the coding sequence GTGAAGGCGTTGTTGGAATATCTCGACGAGCATTTTACGGAGAACGTAACCCTCCGTCAGCTCCCCGGCATCGCAAACCTGAGCAAGTTTCATCTTCTGCGCGCCTTTCGTGCCGCCGCGGGGCTTCCTCCCCACGCCTATGTGATCCAGAAACGGGTAGATCATGCCCGCCGCCTCCTCTCCCAAGGTCTTCCCACCGCCGACGTCAGCTTGGAGGCGGGCTTTGCCGACCAGAGTCACTTCACCCTGTCCTTTGGAACAATCCTCGGCTTTACCCCCGGCCGCTACCGCCCCAGCAATCCAGCACAAGACATCCCTCCCCATTAG
- a CDS encoding PilZ domain-containing protein, whose amino-acid sequence MNIRPGLNINIIINIDHMRETVDVGNSVIHEMAGDRLVVAQTDPPVSRTHLGKELFVTFLDRSGGTPRRFGFPAIVVEFIKEFTLSSSLKVQALALRRAGDFEEYNLRMFYRLEPPGGCGIEIAVGGRCVSIIDISIGGAKFSHEKIYPFKINEPVTLTVSVEEASYEVVAKVLRVWEPENERIKKTVALASVQFIDVEANFKNILARKIRDVERELRCKEVRVTR is encoded by the coding sequence ATGAATATCAGGCCAGGGCTTAACATCAATATCATCATCAACATCGACCACATGAGGGAGACCGTTGATGTCGGGAATTCCGTAATCCATGAAATGGCCGGCGACAGGTTAGTCGTCGCACAGACGGATCCGCCCGTATCAAGGACACACCTCGGCAAAGAGCTTTTCGTGACCTTTCTCGACCGGTCAGGCGGCACGCCGCGGCGGTTTGGTTTTCCAGCGATAGTAGTCGAGTTCATAAAGGAGTTCACGCTTTCTTCTTCGCTGAAGGTCCAGGCCCTGGCCCTGAGAAGGGCGGGGGATTTCGAGGAGTACAACCTGAGGATGTTCTACCGGCTGGAGCCTCCCGGTGGCTGCGGCATCGAAATAGCCGTCGGGGGCAGGTGCGTCAGCATCATCGACATATCCATCGGGGGAGCGAAGTTCAGCCATGAGAAGATATATCCCTTCAAGATCAACGAACCGGTGACGCTGACGGTGTCAGTGGAAGAGGCTTCTTATGAAGTGGTTGCGAAGGTCCTCCGGGTGTGGGAGCCGGAGAACGAGCGGATAAAGAAAACTGTCGCCCTGGCATCGGTGCAGTTCATTGATGTGGAGGCGAATTTCAAGAACATCCTCGCTAGAAAAATCCGTGACGTGGAGAGGGAATTGCGCTGCAAGGAAGTTCGCGTTACGAGATAG
- a CDS encoding cupin domain-containing protein, with product MIVRNFNDPEVMGTTYIAHRGAVARMIMTSRFLKGIEFLAYAILPPGNTIEEHIDPVEEIYLVFKGGGKMKVGDETREVGEGDSVWIPAGEPHALENTRDEETFVLVIAAYPR from the coding sequence ATGATAGTCAGGAACTTTAATGATCCGGAAGTGATGGGGACCACATACATAGCCCACAGGGGGGCCGTTGCGCGGATGATCATGACGAGCCGGTTCCTGAAAGGGATAGAATTCCTTGCCTATGCCATCCTGCCTCCGGGGAACACGATTGAAGAGCACATAGATCCCGTAGAGGAAATATACCTGGTGTTCAAGGGCGGAGGGAAGATGAAGGTTGGGGACGAGACAAGAGAGGTTGGAGAAGGCGATTCCGTCTGGATACCGGCTGGCGAACCCCATGCACTGGAGAACACGAGGGACGAGGAGACGTTCGTCCTCGTCATAGCCGCATATCCCCGCTAG
- a CDS encoding glutamine synthetase family protein: MTKAQVVRYARENGVTFIKLWFTDLLGFAKSFTITVDELENALEEGMGFDGSSIQGFARIDESDMVAKPDVSTFTILPWRPQGDAAVARMFCDIFEPDGTPHKGDPRFVLRRNLKAAQEMGFEFFVGPELEYFYFKSDSGTQTLDKGGYFDITTLDEAVDLRRDTVLMLQKMGINVEYSHHEVAPSQHEIDLKYAGGLAMADNTITYRVVVKEVARKYGVYATFMPKPIFGVNGSGMHVHQSLFKGKKNAFFDGKDKYLLSDVGKWYIAGLLRHAREITLVTSQWVNSYKRLVPGYEAPVYISWARRNRSTLVRVPLYKPGKESATRVEYRSPDPACNPYLAFACMLRAGLEGIRNKYPLPNAVEEDVYEMSPERRKELDIGALPGSLFEAIEATEGSKLVREALGEHVFEKLIENKKIEWDRFRAHVSNYEIDTYLPVL, encoded by the coding sequence ATGACAAAAGCACAGGTCGTGAGGTACGCCAGGGAAAACGGCGTGACATTCATCAAGTTGTGGTTCACGGACCTGCTGGGCTTTGCGAAGAGCTTCACCATCACCGTCGACGAACTTGAGAACGCCCTGGAGGAAGGCATGGGATTCGATGGGTCGTCGATTCAGGGCTTTGCCCGCATAGACGAGAGCGACATGGTTGCGAAGCCCGATGTTTCGACCTTCACCATACTTCCCTGGAGGCCCCAGGGGGATGCCGCGGTGGCGCGGATGTTCTGCGATATTTTCGAGCCCGACGGCACGCCCCACAAGGGGGATCCGCGCTTTGTCCTGAGGCGGAATCTCAAAGCGGCACAGGAGATGGGGTTCGAATTCTTTGTGGGCCCGGAACTGGAGTATTTCTACTTCAAGTCCGATTCGGGGACGCAGACCCTCGACAAGGGGGGCTACTTCGATATCACTACCCTGGATGAGGCCGTGGACCTTCGCAGGGACACGGTGCTTATGCTCCAGAAGATGGGCATTAACGTCGAGTACAGCCACCACGAGGTAGCACCCTCCCAGCACGAGATAGACCTGAAGTACGCCGGGGGCCTCGCCATGGCCGACAATACCATAACGTACCGGGTTGTCGTGAAGGAAGTTGCGAGGAAGTATGGCGTCTACGCAACCTTCATGCCTAAGCCAATATTCGGCGTCAACGGCAGCGGGATGCACGTGCATCAGTCTCTCTTCAAGGGGAAGAAGAACGCATTTTTTGACGGGAAGGACAAGTACCTCCTTTCCGACGTGGGGAAATGGTATATAGCCGGCCTTCTGAGGCACGCCAGGGAGATCACGCTGGTGACGAGCCAGTGGGTAAACTCGTACAAGCGGCTGGTGCCGGGTTACGAGGCGCCGGTGTACATATCGTGGGCGCGGCGCAACAGGTCGACACTGGTCCGGGTGCCGCTGTACAAGCCGGGGAAGGAGAGCGCCACCCGGGTGGAATACAGAAGCCCCGATCCGGCGTGCAACCCCTACCTTGCGTTCGCGTGTATGCTCAGGGCGGGGCTCGAGGGGATAAGGAACAAGTACCCTCTCCCCAATGCGGTAGAGGAAGATGTCTACGAGATGAGCCCGGAACGCAGGAAGGAGCTCGACATAGGGGCCCTTCCGGGAAGCCTCTTCGAGGCCATCGAAGCAACAGAGGGGTCGAAGCTGGTGCGCGAGGCCCTTGGCGAGCACGTTTTCGAGAAGCTCATCGAGAACAAGAAGATCGAATGGGACAGGTTCAGGGCCCATGTGTCGAATTACGAGATCGACACATATCTGCCGGTATTGTGA
- a CDS encoding pyridoxal phosphate-dependent aminotransferase yields MNISTRAAQISPFYVMELLERARLMEAEGHSIIHMEVGEPGFETPAAIREEALRALAAGKTFYTHSLGIPELRESVSRHYRDREHIDISPERIIITNGSSGAFILLFAALLERGRTLAISDPGYPCYRNIALLTDCTISPLPVSADRNYEVLPEQLDASPRPDLLVLANPSNPTGTIYRPGALRALHERLSSRGGILVVDEIYSGLVYDARFSSSASLSEEVVVVSGFSKAFAMTGWRLGWMILPPGLVRPIQKLAQNLFIAPPSISQYAALGAFGDTASLARMCDLYRERRDFLLPRLRSLGFSIPTKPDGAFYVYAGIECFGMDSMAFVDRALSEARVAITPGYDFGAFGASSHVRFSYADKLENLAEGCDRLERWLRDIGCRPN; encoded by the coding sequence ATGAACATCTCGACAAGGGCCGCCCAAATATCTCCCTTCTATGTCATGGAGCTTCTCGAAAGGGCCCGGTTGATGGAGGCCGAGGGGCACAGCATCATCCATATGGAGGTGGGCGAGCCCGGATTCGAAACGCCCGCCGCCATAAGAGAGGAGGCCCTGCGGGCTCTTGCCGCCGGGAAGACCTTCTATACCCACAGCCTCGGCATCCCCGAACTCAGGGAATCTGTATCCCGCCATTACCGCGATCGCGAACACATCGACATCTCTCCGGAGCGAATAATTATCACCAATGGCTCTTCGGGCGCATTCATCCTTCTTTTCGCGGCGCTTCTCGAGCGGGGCCGGACCCTTGCCATATCCGATCCCGGATACCCCTGCTACCGGAACATCGCCCTCCTTACGGACTGCACGATATCCCCCCTGCCCGTGTCGGCGGACAGGAATTACGAGGTCCTTCCCGAGCAGCTGGACGCCTCCCCCCGACCGGACCTCCTTGTTCTTGCCAACCCCTCCAATCCCACGGGGACCATCTATCGCCCCGGGGCGCTCAGAGCCCTCCACGAGCGGCTTTCATCGAGGGGCGGCATCCTTGTTGTCGATGAAATATACTCGGGTCTCGTTTACGATGCCCGGTTTTCTTCCAGCGCCTCCCTTTCCGAGGAGGTCGTTGTTGTTAGCGGCTTTTCCAAGGCCTTCGCAATGACGGGCTGGCGCCTCGGCTGGATGATACTTCCTCCCGGCCTCGTTCGCCCCATACAGAAGCTCGCACAGAACCTTTTCATCGCACCGCCCTCCATTTCACAGTATGCGGCCCTTGGGGCCTTTGGCGATACGGCCAGCCTTGCACGCATGTGCGATCTCTACAGGGAGCGAAGGGATTTTCTCCTGCCCCGCCTGCGCAGCCTCGGGTTTTCCATTCCCACGAAGCCCGACGGCGCCTTTTACGTTTACGCCGGAATCGAATGCTTCGGCATGGACAGCATGGCCTTCGTGGACCGGGCGCTTTCGGAGGCAAGGGTCGCCATTACGCCGGGGTATGATTTCGGGGCCTTCGGGGCATCTTCTCACGTGCGGTTCTCTTATGCCGACAAGCTTGAAAACCTCGCCGAGGGATGCGACAGGCTCGAGAGGTGGCTTCGTGACATCGGATGCCGCCCGAATTGA
- a CDS encoding HDOD domain-containing protein: MNNMDVRAVREKIEHINALPTIPRVLNRLLGVIENPRVSLNEISVFISSDPALTTKVLRMVNSPVYGFPGRISSVNQAVILLGLTVVKGLLLGVSVFDLMQKTMIGLWEHSVGTAIFSRRIALRAGHKEPDEVSVNGLLHDIGKVFLLLQFPDEYQRALAQTQQAGIIIHEAEKNHFNTTHASVGSWMARKWRFPAKLIDVIEYHHKPHLTKQTPVESAIVHVADILVRARGFGFPGDDLITPIRPEAWELLGLTEKDVVEIFNEAEDSLEITEDLTL, translated from the coding sequence ATGAATAATATGGATGTCCGAGCCGTCAGGGAAAAGATCGAGCACATAAACGCCCTCCCCACCATTCCCCGGGTACTCAACAGGCTACTGGGCGTCATCGAGAATCCAAGGGTGTCCCTTAACGAGATCTCCGTCTTCATATCCTCTGACCCCGCCCTTACCACGAAGGTGCTCCGCATGGTCAACTCGCCCGTTTACGGCTTTCCCGGAAGAATCTCTTCGGTGAATCAGGCCGTCATCCTCCTGGGGTTGACCGTTGTAAAGGGCCTCCTCCTGGGCGTCTCTGTCTTCGACCTCATGCAGAAGACGATGATCGGCCTCTGGGAGCATTCCGTGGGGACCGCCATATTCTCGAGGAGAATCGCCTTGCGCGCGGGGCACAAGGAGCCCGACGAGGTATCCGTAAATGGCCTCCTCCATGATATCGGCAAGGTCTTCCTCCTGCTCCAGTTCCCCGATGAATATCAGAGGGCGCTGGCGCAAACACAGCAAGCCGGCATCATCATCCACGAAGCCGAGAAGAACCATTTCAACACCACCCATGCGAGTGTCGGCAGCTGGATGGCCCGGAAGTGGCGCTTTCCGGCAAAGCTCATCGACGTCATCGAATACCATCACAAGCCCCACCTAACCAAGCAAACCCCTGTCGAGTCCGCCATTGTCCATGTTGCCGATATCCTCGTGCGTGCGCGGGGCTTCGGTTTTCCCGGCGACGATCTGATAACCCCCATCCGGCCGGAGGCCTGGGAGCTTCTCGGGCTCACCGAGAAGGATGTTGTCGAAATATTCAACGAGGCCGAGGACTCCCTCGAGATAACGGAAGACCTGACGCTATGA